A window of Candidatus Xiphinematobacter sp. Idaho Grape contains these coding sequences:
- a CDS encoding CehA/McbA family metallohydrolase, with protein sequence MLYRFDFHTHSFFSTDASSSPEQLVEVAKSRGLSGIAITDHNDCQSLRYCVQNGLMREDGLPVDDFLVFPGVEVSTADGHLLCIGSTIPDRRGASALQVAEEIRARGGVPIPPHPFDRWRASISPEIMDQMQLEVLEVFNAAVLRKKYNQQAHIYAMTRSLGMVAGSDAHHQTAVGTCWTVLDLENLSVASVLSQLPKSAQIGGHYSPLLEGLKKYSGNWFRVFKRTSKP encoded by the coding sequence ATGCTTTATCGTTTTGATTTTCATACTCATTCATTTTTTTCTACAGATGCTTCAAGTAGTCCGGAGCAACTCGTAGAAGTTGCTAAGTCCCGTGGACTAAGTGGGATCGCTATCACTGATCATAATGATTGCCAGTCTCTTCGGTATTGTGTCCAAAATGGACTCATGCGGGAGGATGGGTTGCCAGTGGATGATTTTTTAGTCTTTCCAGGGGTAGAGGTTTCTACTGCCGATGGACATTTGCTGTGCATTGGAAGTACCATCCCTGATCGGAGAGGAGCCTCTGCTCTTCAAGTAGCAGAAGAGATTCGCGCACGGGGAGGAGTCCCTATTCCTCCCCACCCTTTTGATCGATGGCGTGCCAGCATTTCTCCTGAAATTATGGATCAGATGCAATTGGAAGTATTGGAAGTATTCAATGCAGCAGTTCTCCGAAAAAAATATAACCAGCAAGCTCACATATATGCCATGACACGTTCCCTGGGAATGGTTGCCGGGAGTGATGCTCATCATCAAACAGCCGTAGGAACGTGCTGGACGGTATTAGACTTAGAGAATCTTTCCGTCGCTAGTGTCTTGTCTCAACTCCCAAAATCTGCCCAAATTGGCGGACACTACTCCCCCCTTTTGGAGGGCCTAAAGAAGTATTCTGGAAACTGGTTCCGTGTTTTCAAAAGGACCAGCAAGCCATAA
- a CDS encoding DUF1802 family protein, translating into MDMFPAFKEWALVCEALGRGQQNILIRKGGISEGKSGFRFKYKEFFLFPTWFHGQLEKTILQDNLFPFFAGNTLEIRYLASVEWVRFIRDKEKIVHLREFHILQDFVIQERFQNRGWGIHVALVRVFRLNPLHYIPYEERYGGCRSWVEVPPQRETPVLVPAVGDELHQQRKQALETILS; encoded by the coding sequence ATGGACATGTTTCCAGCATTTAAAGAGTGGGCACTAGTATGTGAAGCCCTTGGAAGAGGGCAACAAAATATCTTAATCCGAAAGGGAGGGATTTCTGAAGGCAAGTCTGGGTTCCGGTTCAAGTATAAAGAGTTTTTTCTGTTCCCCACTTGGTTCCATGGGCAGCTAGAAAAAACAATACTACAAGACAATCTATTCCCGTTTTTTGCGGGAAATACATTGGAAATCCGCTATTTAGCCTCTGTAGAGTGGGTGCGATTTATACGGGACAAAGAAAAAATCGTCCACCTTCGAGAGTTTCACATCTTACAGGACTTTGTAATCCAGGAGCGTTTCCAGAACAGAGGGTGGGGCATCCATGTAGCTCTAGTACGAGTATTTCGCTTGAATCCTCTGCACTATATTCCATATGAGGAAAGGTACGGTGGGTGCCGCTCGTGGGTAGAAGTTCCTCCGCAACGGGAAACTCCTGTCCTGGTACCCGCAGTGGGTGACGAACTACACCAACAACGTAAGCAAGCGCTAGAAACAATCCTTAGCTAA
- the dcd gene encoding dCTP deaminase, with protein sequence MSVCSDRWICRMAIECSMIEPFVDRQIRSNRDGQRVISYGLSSYGYDLRVSDEFKVFTNVFNTVVDPKNFDCCSLVDIKADICIIPPNSFALARSVEYFRIPREILTICVGKSTYARCGIIVNVTPFEPEWEGYVTLEISNTTPLPARVYANEGLAQVIFYLAHEPCNVSYADRGGKYMWQKGITVPRI encoded by the coding sequence ATGTCAGTTTGTTCGGACCGATGGATATGCCGAATGGCCATTGAGTGCTCTATGATTGAGCCGTTCGTAGACAGGCAAATCCGGTCTAACCGGGATGGTCAGCGGGTTATTAGCTACGGGTTGTCTAGCTACGGCTACGACTTGCGGGTGTCGGACGAGTTTAAAGTTTTTACCAATGTTTTCAATACAGTAGTCGACCCAAAGAACTTTGACTGCTGCTCTCTTGTAGATATCAAAGCGGACATCTGCATTATACCTCCTAATTCTTTCGCACTAGCCAGAAGTGTTGAATACTTCAGGATCCCAAGGGAGATACTCACTATTTGCGTCGGGAAATCTACCTATGCGCGCTGCGGAATCATCGTTAACGTTACTCCTTTCGAGCCAGAGTGGGAAGGATATGTTACACTGGAGATCTCCAATACTACTCCACTGCCTGCAAGGGTCTATGCTAACGAGGGACTTGCTCAAGTGATCTTTTACCTTGCACATGAGCCCTGCAATGTGAGTTACGCAGATCGTGGTGGAAAGTATATGTGGCAAAAAGGCATTACGGTGCCCCGGATATAA
- the trxB gene encoding thioredoxin-disulfide reductase, which produces MENVIIVGGGCAGLTAAIYTARASLSPLVIEGTQPGGQLTLTTSVENFPGFPHGIEGPDLTQRMHAQADRFGARFEYGVLEDFEAFDRIQRVKVDGTWRESRALIIASGASARWLGLEQEEQLIGHGLTSCATCDGAFYKDVPVTVIGGGDSACEEALFLTRFCSTIYLVHRRDTLRASCIMAKRTLTHPKIQPVWNSTVQRYLLDASGMMRAICVRNTISGAQRELKVKCVFIAIGHTPNTAPFNSKLELDKAGYIVLKRGTQTSLPGVFAAGDVVDSIYRQAITAAGQGCSAAMDAERWLAAT; this is translated from the coding sequence ATGGAAAATGTTATTATTGTTGGCGGTGGATGTGCTGGTCTCACCGCAGCTATTTACACCGCCAGAGCGAGCCTGTCGCCTCTAGTTATAGAGGGCACCCAACCTGGTGGGCAGTTAACTCTCACGACTAGCGTAGAAAATTTTCCTGGTTTCCCTCATGGGATTGAGGGCCCAGACTTAACGCAACGTATGCATGCGCAGGCAGACCGTTTTGGAGCAAGATTCGAGTACGGCGTACTGGAGGATTTTGAAGCTTTTGATCGAATCCAGCGGGTAAAAGTCGACGGTACTTGGCGCGAGAGTCGAGCACTAATCATTGCCAGCGGCGCCTCGGCCAGGTGGCTAGGTCTAGAACAAGAGGAACAACTAATTGGCCACGGTCTTACTTCCTGTGCGACCTGTGACGGGGCTTTTTACAAAGATGTACCAGTGACTGTCATCGGCGGAGGGGATTCTGCATGTGAAGAAGCCCTATTCCTCACTCGTTTCTGTTCTACTATATACCTAGTCCACCGCAGGGATACCCTGCGTGCCTCATGTATCATGGCAAAACGAACTCTCACACACCCGAAAATTCAGCCTGTGTGGAATTCTACTGTGCAGAGATATCTCCTGGATGCATCCGGTATGATGCGTGCCATTTGTGTTCGCAATACCATCTCTGGGGCCCAAAGGGAGCTTAAAGTTAAATGCGTCTTCATCGCTATTGGCCACACCCCGAACACGGCGCCTTTTAATAGTAAGCTGGAACTCGACAAGGCTGGCTATATTGTGCTAAAGCGCGGGACGCAAACTAGCCTACCTGGTGTCTTTGCAGCCGGTGACGTAGTCGACTCTATCTATCGCCAGGCCATTACAGCAGCAGGCCAAGGGTGCTCCGCCGCCATGGACGCGGAGCGCTGGCTAGCTGCCACTTAG
- a CDS encoding CTP synthase has product MKYIFVTGGVVSSLGKGIAAASLGTLLERRGLKISLQKLDPYLNVDPGTMNPFQHGEVYVLADGSETDLDLGHYERFTQCVLSRSNNVTSGQIYEAVLSKERRGEYLGRTVQVIPHITEEIKACIRRLSWTSSVDVVITEIGGTTGDIEGLPFLEAIRQFILEVGIGNAIIVHVTLIPFIRAAGELKTKPTQQSVAKLREIGLQPQALICRSEKPLDREVRQKLSLYCNVSYEAVIEARDVEHTIYEFPINLKAEGLDSFVCKALKLQTPEPDMASWEGFVYRVIHPKVRVCITIVGKYTELQDAYKSIYESLTHAGASNDCGVDLTLVDAERIEHEGAEKYLRRTAGILVPGGFGDRGVEGKILAAKFARESRIPYLGLCLGMQVAIIEFARGVCGLKHANSTEFDPATPHPVIAILSEQLTVENKGASMRLGRCPIIIQKNTLAYRVYGRTEIQERHRHRYEFNVHYRAQMEKYGFVISAISPDGDLVELVELRDHPWFLACQFHPEFQSKPNDPHPLFQGFVAACIANQP; this is encoded by the coding sequence GTGAAATATATTTTCGTGACTGGGGGTGTCGTAAGTTCCCTTGGAAAGGGAATCGCAGCTGCTTCCCTTGGGACTCTTCTTGAGCGGAGAGGATTGAAAATTTCCCTCCAAAAGTTGGATCCTTACCTCAATGTGGATCCTGGTACCATGAATCCGTTTCAACATGGGGAAGTTTATGTGTTAGCAGATGGCTCTGAAACCGACCTAGATCTTGGCCATTATGAGCGATTTACGCAGTGTGTTCTTTCCCGTTCCAATAACGTTACTAGCGGACAGATCTATGAAGCAGTCCTATCCAAGGAAAGGCGAGGTGAATATCTTGGGAGAACCGTGCAGGTAATTCCACATATCACTGAAGAAATTAAGGCCTGTATTCGTCGCCTTAGTTGGACGTCTAGCGTAGATGTAGTGATTACGGAAATCGGAGGCACAACTGGAGATATTGAGGGTCTACCATTCCTTGAGGCGATCCGGCAATTCATTCTCGAAGTTGGCATTGGTAATGCCATCATTGTTCACGTAACTTTGATCCCTTTTATTAGGGCTGCAGGGGAGTTAAAGACCAAGCCTACACAGCAAAGCGTGGCCAAGCTGCGTGAGATTGGCCTTCAACCTCAAGCCCTTATCTGCCGTAGCGAAAAGCCCTTGGATAGGGAAGTACGCCAAAAGCTTTCCCTCTACTGCAATGTTTCTTATGAAGCGGTAATCGAGGCGCGCGATGTGGAGCATACTATCTACGAGTTTCCCATTAATCTGAAGGCTGAGGGGTTGGACTCTTTTGTCTGTAAGGCGTTAAAACTCCAGACACCGGAGCCAGATATGGCCAGCTGGGAGGGGTTTGTGTACCGGGTAATCCATCCAAAGGTTCGTGTGTGTATTACCATTGTTGGGAAGTATACCGAACTTCAAGACGCCTATAAAAGTATCTATGAATCTCTGACGCATGCCGGCGCTAGCAATGACTGTGGAGTTGATTTAACTTTGGTAGATGCAGAACGTATTGAACATGAAGGGGCAGAGAAATATCTGCGTAGGACGGCCGGAATTCTTGTGCCTGGCGGCTTTGGAGATAGAGGCGTAGAGGGTAAGATTCTTGCTGCTAAGTTTGCGCGGGAATCTCGCATCCCATATCTTGGGCTTTGTCTAGGCATGCAGGTAGCAATTATTGAATTTGCCAGGGGGGTATGTGGATTAAAGCATGCCAACAGCACGGAATTTGATCCTGCAACTCCTCACCCTGTTATTGCTATTCTCAGTGAGCAACTTACAGTTGAGAACAAGGGGGCCTCTATGCGGTTGGGAAGATGCCCAATTATCATTCAAAAAAATACACTCGCCTATCGGGTGTACGGGCGGACGGAAATTCAGGAACGGCATCGACACAGATATGAGTTCAACGTACATTATCGGGCACAGATGGAGAAGTATGGCTTTGTGATTAGTGCCATATCACCTGATGGCGATCTGGTTGAGCTGGTCGAATTACGAGACCATCCTTGGTTCCTTGCCTGTCAATTTCACCCAGAATTTCAGTCCAAACCTAATGATCCACATCCCCTCTTCCAAGGCTTCGTTGCTGCCTGCATTGCAAACCAACCGTAA